One segment of Peptococcus niger DNA contains the following:
- the murC gene encoding UDP-N-acetylmuramate--L-alanine ligase produces MTLEGMKKIHFIGIGGIGMSAIAEILLALGYEVSGSDVALSSRVERLMALGAQINIGQSAEHIRPDMDLVVHSTAIRPENPERQAASQQQIPVCHRSEVLGELMRTRKGICVAGSHGKTTTSSMISLILEQNGLDPTIVVGGVINEIGSNAKLGKGPHLVAEADESDGSFLNLYPWYTIVTNVEEDHLDHYKDITAIQEIFRQFVQKTDENGRVVLCADCPEALALREKSPAKVVTYGFSEAADYQIRHHAQKGALNEADIYYAGDRLGHLSLTIPGKHNMLNALAATVCGLDLGLPFDKVAQTLYAFHGTRRRFQLVGAVADIQVIDDYAHHPTEIAATIQAAHDCHEGRVVAVFQPHRYSRTKFLAEKFAEALSAADEVYLLDVYPAGEDPIEGVSSQLILDYLPKGHEGVLFKEEAMAHELLDHLQPGDMVLVMGAGSIWQEAPNIVEALKEKYLA; encoded by the coding sequence ATGACGCTTGAAGGAATGAAGAAAATACATTTTATCGGCATTGGTGGCATTGGCATGAGTGCCATTGCTGAGATTCTCTTGGCCCTTGGCTATGAGGTCAGCGGATCGGACGTTGCCTTGTCATCGCGCGTAGAGCGCTTGATGGCTTTAGGGGCTCAGATCAATATCGGTCAGTCGGCCGAGCATATTCGACCGGATATGGACTTGGTGGTGCATTCTACCGCTATCCGACCGGAAAATCCTGAGCGTCAGGCGGCCAGCCAACAGCAGATCCCGGTTTGTCATCGGTCGGAAGTCTTGGGCGAACTCATGCGCACCCGTAAAGGTATTTGCGTCGCTGGCAGTCACGGCAAAACGACAACCAGTTCCATGATTTCCCTTATCTTGGAGCAGAATGGACTTGACCCGACCATTGTGGTCGGTGGCGTGATCAATGAAATCGGCAGTAATGCCAAGCTGGGCAAAGGCCCTCATTTGGTGGCAGAAGCCGATGAAAGTGACGGAAGCTTTTTGAACCTATACCCTTGGTACACCATTGTGACCAATGTAGAAGAAGATCACCTGGATCATTACAAGGACATTACCGCCATTCAGGAGATTTTCAGGCAGTTTGTTCAAAAGACGGATGAGAATGGTCGCGTTGTTTTATGCGCGGATTGTCCGGAAGCCTTGGCCTTGCGTGAAAAATCGCCGGCAAAGGTCGTCACCTACGGGTTTTCGGAGGCGGCAGACTATCAAATCCGTCACCATGCGCAAAAAGGGGCGCTTAATGAAGCGGATATTTATTACGCTGGGGACCGGCTTGGCCATTTAAGCTTGACCATTCCGGGTAAACATAATATGTTAAATGCCTTAGCCGCTACGGTGTGCGGCTTGGACCTGGGCCTTCCCTTTGACAAGGTTGCCCAGACCTTGTACGCCTTTCACGGCACACGACGCCGGTTTCAATTGGTTGGCGCTGTAGCAGATATTCAAGTGATTGATGACTATGCCCACCATCCGACGGAAATCGCTGCCACTATTCAGGCAGCCCATGATTGTCATGAGGGGCGTGTGGTTGCTGTTTTTCAACCGCACCGTTACAGTCGCACCAAGTTTTTGGCGGAAAAATTTGCAGAAGCCTTATCGGCAGCGGATGAAGTCTATTTGCTGGATGTCTACCCGGCAGGTGAAGACCCCATAGAAGGCGTTTCCAGTCAGCTGATTTTGGATTATTTGCCGAAGGGGCACGAAGGCGTTTTATTTAAAGAAGAAGCCATGGCACATGAATTGCTGGACCACTTACAGCCGGGCGATATGGTTTTGGTCATGGGCGCCGGTTCCATTTGGCAGGAAGCCCCCAATATTGTGGAAGCATTGAAGGAAAAATATCTGGCTTAG
- the murG gene encoding undecaprenyldiphospho-muramoylpentapeptide beta-N-acetylglucosaminyltransferase yields the protein MGVVVTGGGTGGHIYPALAIAEAIQKKHPGIDILYIGSETGLEADIVPKTGLPFAAVSAKGLNRQLSIDTLRTLTTTVKGLDMARRILKKFKANTVIGTGGFVCGPVMLAAKGQGASLFLHEQNAYPGITNRLLAPLADGVMLNFSEARARFKGRTPLYVTGLPVRHDVGRYSRTEGAAHFGLDPSKKTLLVTGGSRGARTINRTMAQVLPQLLQRPDLQVIFISGRNGYEETRGLLTATGLSPTDTPGLVFIDYLYEMPLALAAADLAIGRAGATFLAELSACGLPAVLLPYPYASENHQAHNAQAIVDAGAAEMILDADCTGPLMLDTVARLLDDDNRLATMAVQMKALAKPNALADIMQVLEEGGHLQ from the coding sequence ATGGGCGTTGTGGTGACAGGCGGCGGCACAGGCGGGCATATTTATCCGGCCCTGGCCATCGCCGAAGCGATACAGAAAAAACATCCCGGAATTGATATTCTATACATTGGCAGCGAGACAGGCTTGGAGGCGGATATTGTCCCGAAAACAGGCTTGCCTTTTGCTGCGGTCAGTGCCAAGGGCTTGAACCGTCAGTTGTCAATAGATACCTTGCGCACCTTGACGACAACCGTTAAGGGGCTGGATATGGCCCGGCGGATTCTTAAGAAATTTAAAGCCAATACCGTCATCGGAACCGGCGGATTTGTTTGCGGACCGGTGATGTTGGCCGCGAAAGGGCAAGGGGCCAGCCTGTTCTTACATGAACAAAACGCTTATCCGGGCATTACAAATCGTCTTTTAGCGCCTTTGGCTGATGGGGTGATGCTGAATTTCAGTGAAGCACGCGCCCGGTTTAAGGGCAGGACCCCACTTTATGTAACGGGCTTGCCGGTAAGACATGATGTTGGCAGGTATTCCCGGACGGAAGGGGCAGCGCATTTCGGACTGGATCCATCTAAAAAGACCCTTTTGGTGACCGGCGGAAGCCGGGGCGCCCGTACCATTAACCGCACCATGGCACAAGTATTGCCCCAGCTTTTGCAGCGCCCGGACCTACAGGTGATTTTTATCAGTGGCCGCAATGGTTATGAAGAAACCCGGGGGCTTTTAACAGCCACCGGCCTATCACCGACGGACACGCCGGGCCTTGTCTTTATCGATTATTTGTATGAAATGCCACTTGCCCTGGCAGCGGCAGACCTTGCTATAGGTCGCGCCGGGGCAACATTTTTGGCAGAGTTGTCGGCCTGTGGTTTACCGGCTGTTTTATTGCCCTACCCATATGCCAGCGAAAACCACCAGGCCCATAATGCCCAGGCCATTGTTGATGCCGGCGCTGCTGAGATGATTTTGGATGCGGATTGTACAGGGCCCTTAATGCTGGATACGGTGGCGCGGTTACTGGATGATGACAATCGTTTGGCCACGATGGCTGTACAAATGAAGGCCTTGGCTAAGCCTAATGCCTTGGCGGATATTATGCAGGTGTTGGAGGAAGGTGGACACCTGCAATAA
- a CDS encoding FtsW/RodA/SpoVE family cell cycle protein, translated as MPRNRWSDQSEAEDHRRKSQKEAMVRQLSGEKEPVEPVQRVHPHKAPSTLAQTAETKNHRQPQGPGLHQTRKKKKANKKNHKRSKGWLSGYRRADWARVRGMYSGPDLMLLQISLILLAMGLVMVFSSSSYEALMLYGKGGYYFLRQLTMAVGGLLIVFILLFVNTEVVRRIAPYLLFISVVLILVASFFTEAQYGAHRWITVGPITFMPSDLAKPLLVVVAAGQLERVRDRLDSLPEYGMTLLTMMIIPCLVLIEDLGTGVAMAGALFAMLYIAGAPKQYVVGTMGLGLMVFVAAVIAKPYRMMRLTSFINPMDPDKIEAGSFQLVQSLYAFGDGGLFGVGLGNGGQKMSHLFGSHTDFIYAVIGEELGLIGALCVLALFIAFAWRGFWLAMHIRDFYKSLIVFGLTAMITLQALINMGVAVGVLPVTGIALPFISYGGSSLVVTLAMVGYLLNLSRYVQRPNKRKS; from the coding sequence ATGCCCAGAAATCGATGGTCCGACCAAAGTGAAGCGGAAGATCATCGGCGAAAATCGCAAAAAGAAGCGATGGTAAGACAGCTTAGCGGGGAAAAAGAACCGGTGGAGCCGGTTCAAAGGGTGCACCCTCACAAGGCGCCTTCCACTTTGGCCCAGACCGCCGAAACAAAAAACCACCGGCAGCCACAGGGGCCAGGTTTGCACCAGACCAGGAAAAAGAAAAAGGCGAACAAGAAAAATCATAAAAGATCAAAAGGATGGCTGAGCGGTTATCGCCGGGCGGACTGGGCACGTGTTCGCGGGATGTACAGCGGTCCAGACCTGATGCTGCTGCAGATTTCGCTTATTTTACTGGCCATGGGCCTGGTGATGGTTTTTTCATCCAGCTCCTATGAAGCGCTTATGCTTTATGGCAAAGGTGGCTATTATTTTCTGCGTCAATTGACAATGGCGGTGGGCGGTCTGCTGATTGTTTTCATCCTGCTCTTTGTGAACACGGAAGTGGTCCGGCGAATTGCGCCTTACTTGTTATTTATCTCGGTTGTCCTAATTCTGGTGGCATCGTTTTTTACAGAAGCCCAATACGGGGCACACCGCTGGATTACTGTGGGGCCCATTACTTTTATGCCCTCTGACCTGGCCAAACCGCTCTTGGTCGTGGTTGCTGCAGGACAACTGGAGCGCGTACGAGACCGGCTGGATTCCTTGCCGGAATATGGCATGACGCTCTTGACCATGATGATTATTCCCTGCTTGGTTCTAATTGAAGACCTGGGCACAGGCGTGGCAATGGCCGGTGCCTTGTTTGCCATGCTTTACATTGCCGGGGCGCCTAAGCAATATGTGGTTGGCACCATGGGGCTGGGCCTGATGGTTTTTGTGGCGGCGGTTATTGCAAAGCCTTATCGGATGATGCGGTTGACCAGCTTTATCAACCCCATGGATCCTGATAAAATAGAGGCTGGCAGCTTTCAGCTGGTGCAAAGCCTTTACGCCTTTGGCGATGGAGGTCTCTTCGGTGTCGGTTTAGGTAACGGGGGGCAAAAGATGAGCCACTTGTTTGGCTCGCACACCGACTTTATCTATGCCGTCATCGGAGAAGAATTGGGGCTTATCGGGGCCCTTTGTGTCTTGGCGCTGTTTATTGCTTTTGCTTGGCGCGGATTTTGGCTGGCCATGCACATCCGTGATTTCTACAAATCGCTGATTGTCTTTGGCTTGACGGCCATGATCACCCTGCAAGCGCTCATCAATATGGGCGTTGCCGTCGGTGTTCTGCCGGTCACCGGGATTGCCTTGCCCTTTATCAGTTACGGGGGCTCTTCTTTGGTGGTCACCTTGGCAATGGTCGGCTATCTTTTGAATTTATCGCGGTACGTGCAGCGCCCCAATAAAAGAAAGTCATGA
- the murD gene encoding UDP-N-acetylmuramoyl-L-alanine--D-glutamate ligase, protein MKRYLVIGAAKSGLASAAYLLDRADTEVILNDSDVTKKEAVEGYFTDKKPQFIWGLPDVAEIKPDLVVLSPGVPPRIKPVQAALAAGIPVISEPELAYENSSARWFGITGTNGKTTTTALAAHLLEGFGAPVFCGGNIGTPLISAVPNLPAEAVVVAELSSFQLELINRFHANAAVFLNLTPDHLDRHGSMAAYGAAKARIFENQGPQDVLIANYDDERVRQMAEKAPGKVWYFSCQTVPPLGMWQEEGRLMVRLSEDEPAHALIDRADIALPGRHNTENIMAAVLGALYFGASEAHICAQLRTFKSVAHRLEAVRTVDGVLYVNDSKGTNPDATEKALNAYERPIVAIMGGRNKGNSFLPLVPLIDEKCRHVVLVGEARGDFIEAFQEKDFHRYSLADDFEQAVDQARLAAQEGDVVLLSPACASWDMFPSYEVRGDLFKKLVNDIDG, encoded by the coding sequence ATGAAACGCTATTTGGTCATCGGTGCGGCGAAAAGTGGATTGGCCAGCGCCGCCTATTTGCTCGACAGGGCGGATACGGAAGTCATCCTGAACGATTCGGATGTCACAAAAAAAGAAGCGGTGGAAGGCTACTTCACCGATAAAAAACCGCAATTTATCTGGGGCTTGCCGGATGTGGCGGAAATTAAGCCGGACCTTGTGGTGCTCAGCCCGGGTGTCCCGCCGCGGATTAAACCGGTGCAGGCGGCACTTGCAGCCGGGATACCGGTTATCTCCGAGCCGGAACTGGCCTATGAAAACAGTTCTGCCCGTTGGTTCGGCATTACCGGAACCAACGGTAAAACCACCACCACCGCCTTGGCGGCCCATTTGCTGGAAGGCTTCGGTGCACCTGTCTTTTGCGGTGGCAACATCGGCACGCCGCTTATTTCAGCGGTGCCGAACCTGCCGGCCGAGGCAGTGGTGGTGGCTGAACTGTCCAGTTTTCAGTTGGAACTGATCAACCGTTTTCATGCAAATGCAGCGGTCTTTTTAAATTTAACGCCCGACCACTTGGACCGGCATGGCAGCATGGCGGCCTATGGGGCAGCAAAGGCACGTATTTTTGAAAATCAAGGGCCACAAGACGTTTTGATTGCCAATTATGACGATGAAAGGGTACGGCAAATGGCGGAAAAGGCACCAGGTAAAGTCTGGTACTTCAGCTGTCAAACAGTACCCCCCTTAGGCATGTGGCAGGAAGAGGGCCGCTTGATGGTTCGCTTATCTGAAGACGAACCGGCGCATGCCCTGATTGACCGGGCGGATATCGCTTTGCCGGGCCGTCACAATACAGAAAATATTATGGCTGCTGTCCTAGGGGCCCTCTACTTCGGGGCATCTGAAGCCCATATCTGTGCCCAGCTGAGAACCTTTAAAAGCGTTGCCCATCGCTTGGAAGCCGTACGTACCGTTGACGGCGTTTTGTATGTCAATGACAGCAAAGGCACCAATCCGGATGCGACGGAAAAGGCTTTGAATGCCTATGAACGGCCGATTGTGGCCATTATGGGCGGACGCAATAAGGGCAATTCTTTCCTGCCCTTGGTCCCCTTGATTGACGAAAAATGCCGCCATGTTGTTTTGGTCGGTGAAGCAAGGGGGGACTTCATAGAGGCCTTTCAGGAAAAAGACTTTCATCGCTACAGCCTAGCCGATGATTTTGAACAAGCGGTTGACCAGGCCCGTTTAGCGGCTCAAGAGGGTGATGTTGTTTTGCTGAGCCCGGCTTGTGCCAGCTGGGACATGTTCCCGAGTTACGAAGTGCGTGGTGATTTATTTAAGAAGTTGGTGAATGATATAGATGGCTAA
- the mraY gene encoding phospho-N-acetylmuramoyl-pentapeptide-transferase, translating to MNFLLSILALVIGFLVAVFATRRLIPLLKRIKLGQEIREEGPQSHLQKQGTPTMGGVVFLPAVALATFIGNGINRYSVFLVLCATLFGLIGFLDDGLKLLHHRSLGLRAWQKIAGQLIVVVIVLAVGIGMVDLLPHFWVPGFQLTLNNAAFYVAVMFVVLIGTTNAANLTDGLDGLLSGTSVIIAIGFFVISTWFLLPAGMVFSAALVGTLLGFFYFNRHPAAIFMGDTGSFFVGGAMAGLAMLTKTELLLPLLCLIYVLEALSVMIQVAVFKKTGKRVFRMSPLHHHFELGGLKEEQVLYLFAIITGISVLLALLVVHGADPALLQQLRR from the coding sequence TTGAATTTTTTACTGTCGATATTGGCCTTGGTTATCGGATTTCTTGTTGCGGTTTTTGCAACGCGTCGGCTGATCCCCTTATTAAAGCGGATTAAATTAGGCCAGGAAATTCGTGAAGAAGGGCCGCAGAGTCATTTGCAAAAGCAAGGAACGCCCACCATGGGTGGCGTCGTTTTTTTGCCGGCGGTGGCCTTGGCCACTTTTATCGGCAATGGGATTAACCGTTACTCGGTTTTTTTAGTCCTGTGTGCAACCTTATTCGGCTTAATCGGCTTTTTGGACGATGGCTTGAAATTGCTTCACCATCGCTCCTTGGGCCTGCGGGCTTGGCAAAAAATTGCCGGGCAATTGATCGTGGTGGTCATCGTCTTGGCTGTGGGCATTGGCATGGTGGACCTATTGCCACATTTCTGGGTGCCCGGTTTTCAACTGACGCTGAACAACGCAGCCTTTTATGTGGCGGTTATGTTTGTCGTTTTAATTGGCACGACCAATGCAGCCAACTTAACGGATGGCTTAGACGGCTTGTTGAGCGGCACCAGCGTCATCATCGCTATCGGCTTTTTTGTCATCTCGACTTGGTTCCTCTTGCCGGCAGGGATGGTGTTTTCAGCGGCCTTAGTGGGGACCTTGTTGGGCTTCTTTTATTTTAACCGCCACCCGGCTGCTATTTTTATGGGGGACACCGGCTCCTTCTTTGTGGGCGGTGCCATGGCCGGATTGGCCATGCTGACCAAGACGGAGCTTTTGCTGCCGCTCTTGTGCTTAATTTATGTGCTGGAAGCCTTGTCGGTAATGATTCAGGTGGCTGTATTTAAAAAGACCGGTAAACGTGTTTTTCGCATGTCGCCCCTGCATCACCACTTTGAATTGGGTGGCTTAAAGGAAGAGCAGGTCCTCTATTTATTTGCGATTATCACCGGCATCAGCGTGTTGTTGGCCTTGCTCGTGGTGCATGGCGCAGATCCGGCTTTACTGCAGCAGTTAAGGAGATAG
- a CDS encoding UDP-N-acetylmuramoyl-tripeptide--D-alanyl-D-alanine ligase, translated as MYQLNTEQLAHALGYAHRGAAVQAQRVVFDSREVLPGDLFVAIKGARVNGADYIDAALERGAVAFVAAGDIERSKASQIVAGDGLEFIQKLARLMRARFNGPVIAVTGSQGKTSSKDLLTHILSRHHQIVVTHENQNNELGLPLTLTRLTESTEMLVVEMGMSDFGEIAFLAEIARPTHALVTNIGIVHAEILGSQAGIAKAKTELFPYVSQNGTIAVRESDKPLLAPYLPEALADTLWTAMDGAPGDGGYWVEDLQLSTEYSDFVFCGRGEPFAVRLNYAGRHQVENALLVIATALALGESPETIRTALAEATPLSSNRMEKIAHGQGFILNDSYNANPASVKATLAILAGYTDRPRWACIGNMYELGPYETEGHRAVGQQFAQLGLEKLICVGELTKDTAKAALAAGVAAESVVTVNNSQEALAYLQAHLPSDAVLLVKGSHSMDMAAIVSGLV; from the coding sequence ATGTATCAATTAAACACAGAACAACTGGCACATGCGCTGGGCTACGCGCATCGCGGTGCAGCGGTACAAGCGCAACGGGTGGTATTTGACAGTCGAGAGGTTTTACCGGGAGATTTGTTCGTGGCCATAAAAGGTGCCCGGGTGAACGGGGCCGACTATATAGACGCTGCTTTGGAGCGAGGGGCAGTGGCCTTTGTAGCAGCTGGCGATATAGAGCGGTCTAAAGCGAGTCAGATTGTGGCTGGCGACGGCCTTGAATTTATCCAGAAGCTTGCCCGGCTCATGCGCGCCCGGTTTAATGGGCCGGTGATTGCCGTTACCGGCAGCCAGGGCAAAACCAGCAGCAAAGACCTGCTGACCCATATTCTAAGCCGACACCACCAAATCGTGGTGACGCATGAAAACCAAAACAATGAACTGGGCCTGCCCTTGACGCTCACCCGGCTGACAGAGTCTACGGAAATGCTGGTGGTGGAAATGGGCATGTCCGACTTTGGCGAAATCGCTTTTTTGGCGGAGATTGCCCGTCCCACCCACGCGCTGGTGACCAACATCGGCATTGTGCATGCTGAAATTCTTGGCAGTCAAGCCGGAATTGCAAAAGCAAAAACAGAATTATTCCCATATGTGTCGCAAAATGGTACAATTGCAGTACGGGAATCGGACAAGCCGCTTTTGGCCCCGTATTTGCCGGAAGCCTTGGCGGATACGCTGTGGACAGCCATGGACGGTGCGCCTGGTGACGGCGGCTATTGGGTTGAAGACCTGCAGCTTTCGACCGAATACAGCGACTTTGTTTTTTGCGGTAGAGGCGAACCCTTTGCTGTGCGGTTAAATTATGCCGGCCGCCACCAAGTGGAGAATGCTCTCCTGGTCATTGCCACAGCCCTGGCACTGGGCGAGTCGCCTGAAACGATCCGTACAGCCTTGGCTGAAGCCACGCCACTGTCGTCCAATCGTATGGAAAAAATTGCGCATGGCCAGGGCTTTATTTTAAATGACAGTTATAATGCCAACCCTGCGTCGGTTAAAGCAACGCTGGCCATTTTGGCCGGCTATACCGATAGACCGCGCTGGGCTTGCATTGGCAATATGTATGAATTGGGCCCTTATGAAACAGAAGGCCATCGCGCTGTGGGCCAACAGTTCGCCCAATTGGGATTAGAAAAATTAATTTGTGTCGGTGAATTGACGAAAGATACCGCTAAGGCAGCCTTGGCTGCCGGTGTTGCCGCTGAGTCGGTGGTGACCGTCAATAACAGCCAGGAAGCGCTGGCGTATTTGCAGGCGCATTTACCATCTGATGCGGTCCTCTTGGTAAAGGGGAGTCACAGCATGGATATGGCTGCGATTGTGAGCGGCTTGGTCTGA
- a CDS encoding penicillin-binding transpeptidase domain-containing protein, with protein sequence MNSKNRIGVIMGIAFVIGFLIMAKLLYVQVFANEAYSSMSLSNRLQEVSIMPDRGLIYDCKGEALAISVKRKSVYITPSEIRKLKNKEKVINTLAETLAIPKRDVETAVNTKDSDFRWLKRHADTAAVKKLEKEDFRGVGFTDENKREYPKERLASQVLGFAGIDNQGLSGVELQFNDVLAGNPGKLLVEYDGKGNIIPQSIRESTPATAGDDVYLTIDGTIQYIVERQLAKAAKQYEPRQITCIVQEVDTGNILAMASLPDFDPNNYGKSDENTWKNAAISKVYEPGSVFKVVSASMFLDDDVATPQSQYNCPGSIMIDGHELRCWTYPDGQGPMTLRSGVAMSCNIVMAKSVARLGKERFYDYLHGFGFTRKTNIDLPAESDPVLVPKDQAVPLDLAAMAIGQANAYTPIQMIDAISAIANGGTLMKPQIVDKITDRKGKTVRQNKPEEVRRILSKERAEQVQEMMEAVVTEGIGKEAAVPGYRVAGKTGTAEIAREGRYEKGDYIMSFGGFAPAGDPKISCIVIVNSPRTNASSGTVAGPVFSAIVKDVMRYYEIPSSLPDKSIEEPSTGNLTKMPKVSYPIDVNSFQAAVQKAGLTVDFVGEGSQVVSALPLAGAQVSGGDKVRAYLSEPDAKEVTLPDFSGMTLKEVDHILSGFGLQAALEGSGLAWYQTPAAGSRVNVGSSVSVQFASTAEQSEIRNVEEEKAAKAKKKAAQAAAKTKAKQTSTGSPPNP encoded by the coding sequence ATGAACAGTAAAAATCGTATCGGCGTCATCATGGGCATTGCTTTTGTCATCGGCTTCTTGATTATGGCGAAATTGCTCTATGTGCAAGTTTTTGCCAATGAGGCCTATAGCAGCATGAGCCTGTCCAATCGTTTGCAGGAAGTTTCTATCATGCCGGATCGCGGATTGATTTACGATTGCAAGGGTGAGGCCCTGGCCATCAGCGTTAAGCGCAAATCCGTTTACATTACCCCTTCTGAAATTCGCAAGTTGAAAAACAAAGAAAAAGTTATTAACACACTGGCAGAGACCTTGGCCATTCCTAAAAGAGATGTGGAAACGGCTGTGAATACGAAAGACAGCGATTTCCGCTGGCTGAAACGGCATGCCGATACGGCTGCCGTGAAAAAATTGGAAAAAGAAGATTTCCGCGGTGTGGGCTTTACGGATGAAAACAAAAGGGAATACCCGAAAGAACGCCTGGCTTCCCAGGTCCTGGGTTTTGCCGGGATCGATAACCAAGGCTTGAGTGGTGTTGAATTACAGTTTAACGATGTGCTGGCCGGCAATCCCGGGAAATTACTGGTGGAATATGACGGCAAGGGCAACATTATCCCGCAATCAATTCGAGAATCAACGCCGGCCACAGCCGGCGATGACGTTTACTTGACCATTGACGGGACCATCCAATACATTGTGGAGCGACAATTGGCGAAAGCTGCGAAACAATATGAACCCCGACAGATTACCTGTATTGTCCAGGAAGTTGATACAGGTAATATTCTGGCCATGGCCAGCTTGCCGGATTTTGACCCGAATAATTATGGGAAATCAGACGAAAACACTTGGAAAAATGCGGCCATTTCAAAAGTTTACGAGCCCGGCTCTGTTTTTAAGGTGGTCAGCGCCTCCATGTTCCTGGACGATGATGTGGCCACCCCACAAAGTCAGTACAACTGCCCGGGTAGTATCATGATTGACGGCCATGAGTTGCGGTGCTGGACTTACCCGGACGGTCAGGGTCCCATGACGCTGCGTTCCGGCGTGGCCATGAGTTGCAATATTGTGATGGCAAAAAGCGTGGCCCGCTTGGGCAAGGAACGGTTTTACGATTACCTGCACGGTTTCGGGTTTACCCGCAAGACCAATATTGACTTGCCGGCTGAATCAGACCCGGTCCTGGTGCCAAAAGACCAGGCAGTTCCCTTGGACTTGGCGGCTATGGCCATTGGTCAGGCAAATGCCTACACGCCGATTCAAATGATTGACGCCATATCGGCCATCGCCAATGGTGGGACCTTGATGAAGCCGCAAATTGTTGATAAAATTACAGACCGTAAAGGGAAAACCGTTCGTCAAAACAAACCGGAAGAAGTGCGCCGAATTTTAAGCAAGGAGCGCGCCGAACAGGTCCAGGAAATGATGGAAGCTGTTGTGACGGAAGGCATTGGGAAAGAGGCGGCTGTGCCCGGCTATCGCGTAGCCGGTAAAACCGGGACAGCTGAGATTGCGCGTGAAGGCCGCTATGAAAAAGGCGATTACATTATGAGCTTTGGCGGTTTTGCGCCGGCAGGTGATCCTAAGATTTCCTGCATTGTCATTGTGAATAGCCCACGGACGAATGCCTCCAGTGGGACCGTTGCCGGCCCTGTTTTTTCGGCCATTGTGAAAGACGTCATGCGGTATTATGAAATCCCGTCATCGCTACCGGATAAGAGCATTGAAGAACCTTCGACAGGGAATTTGACCAAGATGCCGAAGGTGTCCTATCCCATCGACGTGAACAGCTTCCAGGCAGCCGTTCAAAAAGCCGGCCTCACTGTTGACTTTGTCGGTGAAGGGAGCCAGGTGGTCAGCGCCTTACCCTTGGCCGGTGCGCAAGTGTCCGGCGGTGATAAGGTGCGCGCTTATTTGAGCGAACCGGATGCAAAAGAAGTAACATTGCCTGATTTTTCGGGAATGACGCTTAAAGAAGTAGACCATATCCTGTCCGGATTCGGCTTACAGGCAGCCTTGGAAGGCAGCGGCTTGGCCTGGTACCAAACCCCGGCCGCCGGCAGTCGTGTCAACGTCGGCAGCAGTGTGTCGGTGCAGTTTGCATCAACAGCTGAACAATCCGAAATTCGCAACGTAGAAGAGGAAAAGGCGGCCAAAGCAAAGAAAAAAGCCGCCCAGGCTGCGGCAAAAACCAAGGCAAAACAGACGTCAACAGGATCACCTCCGAATCCTTGA
- a CDS encoding septum formation initiator family protein: MTQSGYYNDYKGRVNGFDTTAPDLRYKRALRLKKNKAETAKPAAASRTFFRFPRLRAVALIFLLGLLVAAQYSAVQTMGYRVSEAQSKLSEIKAVNEQLEQEYAALGNLSRIEKRATDKLGMVMPEKVLTYQPSKATVDAQKKEADEATAGGRG, translated from the coding sequence ATGACGCAGTCAGGCTATTATAATGACTACAAGGGCCGGGTCAATGGATTTGACACAACGGCACCGGACCTGCGCTACAAACGGGCTTTACGGCTTAAGAAAAACAAGGCCGAAACCGCTAAACCGGCGGCCGCGTCTCGTACTTTTTTTAGGTTTCCGCGGCTGCGTGCTGTTGCCTTGATTTTCCTCTTGGGCCTCTTGGTGGCAGCCCAATACAGCGCCGTCCAGACGATGGGCTACCGGGTCAGTGAAGCCCAATCAAAGCTTTCAGAAATTAAAGCGGTCAACGAACAACTGGAGCAGGAGTATGCTGCCTTAGGCAACCTGTCGCGGATTGAAAAACGGGCAACGGATAAATTGGGCATGGTGATGCCGGAAAAGGTCCTAACCTATCAACCGTCGAAAGCCACCGTTGATGCGCAAAAAAAAGAGGCTGATGAAGCCACCGCTGGGGGACGCGGATGA